A window of Corallococcus macrosporus DSM 14697 contains these coding sequences:
- a CDS encoding DMT family transporter, with protein sequence MGAPSARPLTSTSAQSLGPVYAGLILQVLISAGTYLAGKRAMSELPPLTVVLWRFVLSGTVFALLLCFLPGPRLPPRKEWGRVLMLGLLAGPVNQVFFFHGLSRSTAAHAALLYALTPLGVYLLSLGRGHERASLRAVGGIVTAFTGVVVLLLGRGLVDASGSLQGDLLILGAVMSWVVYTTEGRPFVAVHGPIRATAWSMTASTLMMLLMAPFFARPEAVLAASPAARYSIVYLGLLTSVVAYLLWYFALSRVPASKVAVFSNLQPAATALAAWALLDEALHWELAVGGVLVLLGVRLTQGAHVRPPAAAAAVPERPPASSRVG encoded by the coding sequence ATGGGCGCTCCTTCAGCTCGACCCCTGACGTCCACCTCCGCGCAGTCCCTGGGCCCTGTCTATGCCGGGCTCATCCTCCAGGTCCTCATCAGCGCGGGCACGTACCTGGCGGGAAAGCGCGCGATGTCGGAGCTGCCGCCGCTCACGGTGGTGCTGTGGCGCTTCGTGCTGAGCGGGACGGTGTTCGCGCTGTTGCTGTGCTTCCTGCCCGGGCCCCGGCTGCCGCCGCGCAAGGAATGGGGACGCGTGCTCATGCTGGGCCTGCTGGCGGGGCCGGTGAACCAGGTGTTCTTCTTCCATGGCCTGTCCCGGTCCACGGCGGCGCACGCGGCGCTGCTCTATGCACTGACGCCGCTGGGCGTATACCTGCTGAGCCTGGGGCGGGGGCATGAGCGGGCCTCGCTCCGGGCGGTGGGCGGCATCGTCACGGCGTTCACGGGCGTGGTGGTGCTCCTGCTGGGGCGCGGGCTGGTGGACGCGAGCGGCTCGCTGCAGGGTGACCTGCTCATCCTGGGCGCGGTGATGTCGTGGGTGGTGTACACGACGGAGGGCAGGCCGTTCGTCGCCGTGCACGGGCCGATTCGCGCGACGGCGTGGAGCATGACGGCCTCCACGTTGATGATGCTGTTGATGGCGCCGTTCTTCGCGAGGCCGGAGGCGGTGCTCGCGGCCAGCCCCGCGGCCCGGTACTCCATCGTCTACCTGGGCCTGCTCACGTCGGTGGTGGCGTACCTGCTCTGGTACTTCGCGCTGTCGCGGGTGCCGGCGTCGAAGGTGGCGGTGTTCTCCAACCTCCAGCCCGCGGCGACCGCGCTGGCCGCCTGGGCCCTCCTGGACGAGGCGCTGCACTGGGAGCTTGCGGTGGGCGGCGTGCTCGTGCTCCTGGGCGTGCGACTGACCCAGGGCGCGCACGTCCGGCCGCCCGCGGCGGCAGCGGCCGTTCCGGAGCGGCCTCCAGCCTCCTCGCGCGTCGGATAG
- a CDS encoding cob(I)yrinic acid a,c-diamide adenosyltransferase, whose product MKIYTKSGDAGETGLFGGGRVAKDDVRVDAYGEVDELNATLGLVRSFEGPTDVDALLHRLQDQLFTVGAVLATPEDTKASAHIPELKAEWAEDMERAIDGFEAELSPMTHFILPGGTQAASALHLARTVCRRAERRTVPLLREGKIPKAVVVYLNRLSDLLFVLARVVNHRAGVEDVKWIPAKPSR is encoded by the coding sequence ATGAAAATCTACACGAAGAGCGGTGATGCCGGAGAGACCGGTCTGTTCGGTGGCGGACGCGTCGCGAAGGACGACGTGCGTGTGGACGCGTACGGCGAGGTGGACGAGCTGAACGCGACGCTCGGCCTGGTGCGGAGCTTCGAGGGGCCCACGGACGTGGACGCGCTGCTGCACCGGCTGCAGGACCAGCTCTTCACGGTGGGCGCGGTGCTCGCCACGCCCGAGGACACGAAGGCGTCAGCGCACATCCCCGAGCTGAAGGCCGAGTGGGCGGAGGACATGGAGCGCGCCATCGACGGCTTCGAGGCCGAGCTGTCGCCCATGACGCACTTCATCCTGCCCGGAGGCACGCAGGCCGCGAGCGCGCTGCACCTGGCGCGCACCGTCTGCCGCCGCGCCGAGCGCCGCACGGTGCCGCTGCTGCGCGAAGGGAAGATTCCCAAGGCGGTGGTCGTCTACCTCAACAGGCTCTCCGACCTGCTCTTCGTCCTCGCCCGGGTGGTCAACCACCGTGCGGGCGTCGAGGACGTGAAGTGGATTCCGGCGAAGCCCTCCAGGTAG
- a CDS encoding YihY/virulence factor BrkB family protein, whose product MRLPRLKHLSWREFCRRFVKEFQEDSVTDIAAQLSYYLLFSLFPFLFFLVTLVAYLPFAPGAVDAMLDRVRPLVPGDALGLITGHLESLVNQPQPKLLTAGLVITLWSASRGVNALRTALNLAYDVTESRPLWKTQGLAMLVTVMGSLLIPLSFAVFLLGGRLGLWLAGKLQLVDAFHLVWSWLRWPFTASLVMLVLALCYYLLPDVKQRFKYITPGSVLGTGLWLASTWGFTQYVEHFGQYNVTYGSIGGVMVLLLWLYLSGLIFILGGEVNAILEHASAEGKSKGARGFDEPAPLEPPLKTAGAAKSASTAMRSKLARFRWRRRVARGKEPEPTVEEQDPRSSTLH is encoded by the coding sequence ATGCGGCTGCCCAGACTCAAGCATTTGTCCTGGCGCGAGTTCTGCCGGCGCTTCGTGAAGGAGTTCCAGGAGGACAGCGTCACCGACATCGCGGCGCAGCTCTCGTACTACCTGCTGTTCTCGCTGTTCCCCTTCCTCTTCTTCCTCGTCACGCTGGTGGCGTACCTGCCGTTCGCCCCGGGCGCGGTGGACGCGATGCTGGACCGCGTCCGCCCGCTGGTGCCGGGCGACGCGCTGGGCCTCATCACCGGACACCTGGAGTCCCTGGTCAACCAGCCCCAGCCCAAGCTGCTGACGGCCGGTCTGGTCATCACGCTGTGGTCCGCGTCACGCGGGGTGAACGCGCTGCGCACCGCGCTCAACCTGGCCTACGACGTCACGGAGTCCCGGCCCCTCTGGAAGACGCAGGGCCTGGCGATGCTGGTGACGGTGATGGGCTCGCTGCTCATCCCGCTGTCCTTCGCCGTGTTCCTGCTCGGCGGACGGCTGGGGCTGTGGCTGGCGGGGAAGCTGCAGCTCGTGGACGCCTTCCACCTGGTGTGGTCCTGGCTGCGCTGGCCCTTCACCGCGTCGCTGGTGATGCTGGTGCTGGCGCTCTGCTACTACCTGCTGCCGGACGTGAAGCAGCGCTTCAAGTACATCACCCCCGGCTCCGTGCTGGGCACCGGCCTGTGGCTGGCGAGCACCTGGGGCTTCACGCAGTACGTGGAGCACTTCGGCCAGTACAACGTCACGTACGGCTCCATCGGCGGCGTGATGGTGCTGCTGCTGTGGCTCTACCTCTCCGGGCTCATCTTCATCTTGGGCGGCGAAGTCAACGCCATCCTCGAGCACGCCTCGGCGGAGGGGAAGTCCAAGGGGGCGCGTGGCTTCGACGAGCCCGCGCCGCTGGAGCCGCCCCTGAAGACGGCTGGCGCGGCCAAGAGCGCCAGCACCGCCATGCGCTCGAAGCTGGCGCGCTTCCGGTGGCGGCGGCGCGTGGCCCGGGGCAAGGAGCCCGAGCCCACCGTGGAGGAGCAGGACCCCCGCTCCTCCACGCTGCACTGA
- a CDS encoding 2OG-Fe(II) oxygenase, whose amino-acid sequence MSTQKATARKARPPGAVRAVKQVAEVDWARVEEALDARGCATLERLVTPAECEALAALYPEDAVFRSRVVMARHGFGKGEYKYFAYPLPDGVAGLREALYPRLAPVANRWNTAMGIEVQYPESHAAYLERCHAAGQVRPTPLLLRYEAGDYNCLHQDLYGEHVFPLQVAILLSEPGRDFTGGEFVLTEQRPRMQSRAEVVPLRQGDAVVFAVHHRPVQGTRGVYRVNLRHGVSRIRSGQRHTVGVIFHDAA is encoded by the coding sequence ATGTCCACGCAGAAGGCGACGGCCCGAAAGGCGCGTCCGCCCGGCGCCGTCCGCGCAGTGAAGCAGGTGGCCGAGGTCGACTGGGCCCGCGTCGAGGAGGCGTTGGACGCGCGCGGTTGCGCGACGTTGGAGCGGCTCGTCACGCCGGCCGAGTGTGAGGCCCTGGCGGCGCTGTACCCGGAAGACGCCGTGTTCCGCAGCCGAGTGGTGATGGCGCGGCACGGCTTCGGGAAGGGCGAGTACAAGTACTTCGCGTACCCGCTGCCGGACGGGGTCGCCGGGCTGCGCGAGGCGCTGTATCCCCGGCTCGCGCCGGTGGCGAACCGCTGGAACACCGCCATGGGCATCGAGGTCCAGTACCCCGAATCGCATGCGGCGTACCTGGAACGCTGCCACGCGGCGGGGCAGGTGCGGCCGACGCCGTTGCTGCTGCGCTACGAGGCCGGCGACTACAACTGCCTGCACCAGGACCTCTACGGGGAGCACGTCTTCCCGCTCCAGGTGGCGATTCTGCTGTCGGAGCCCGGGCGGGACTTCACGGGAGGGGAGTTCGTCCTCACCGAGCAGCGCCCGCGCATGCAGTCACGCGCGGAGGTCGTCCCGCTGCGCCAGGGAGACGCGGTGGTGTTCGCCGTCCACCACCGCCCGGTGCAGGGAACGCGAGGCGTGTACCGCGTCAACCTGCGGCATGGCGTCAGCCGCATCCGCTCGGGACAGCGTCACACGGTGGGCGTCATCTTCCATGATGCGGCTTGA
- a CDS encoding cytochrome c/FTR1 family iron permease produces the protein MTRAASLLLFLLLALPVSSRADDGASEERTWHRLIGILQYLEADYPLAIESQSAFELAEQKSFAAEAVDAARGLGPAAAAFLPRVQDIQARVDKGEDPAGVSRDCGELVENLVTAGGLARSPRRPPDLALGQSLFATNCAACHGADGSANVAIAANMEPAPANFQDAELMEGLTPYKAFNTTSFGVPGTAMPAYPTLSEDERWSLAFYVFTLRLPECEGAPPRVSLERLANATDADLVKAFGQENLACLRRKMLEADEERSLLAARENVQEAMRLGAAGDVAGAKAALLDGYLNGVEPVEPKLSARDASLTLKIEQGFLKARMAAERGSPHLQDEGRELLALLDQARRDSGNTASLLSTLWLTLLILLREGFEATIIVAALLAALRKMKATEHARVVHFGWISALVVGALAYVLGRHLLAGAQREWMEGIAALVAVAMLLYAALWLNARSNISQFMGELREKMQGALGRGSMLGLFLIAFTAVLRESFETAIFLQGLALDSPEGVAWGALLGAVAMVVLVLFINRLGYRLPMKTLFNASTVILVLTAVMLLGKGLHSLQEVGALPLSPLPFPFITVDMLGIHPDACSLVPQVLLGGIPLALVLLRRKGRAQPVSQASAG, from the coding sequence ATGACCCGCGCCGCCTCGCTGCTGCTGTTCCTCCTGCTCGCCCTGCCAGTGTCGTCCCGCGCGGACGACGGCGCTTCGGAGGAACGTACGTGGCACCGGCTCATCGGCATCCTCCAGTACCTGGAGGCGGACTATCCGCTGGCCATCGAGTCGCAGTCCGCGTTCGAGCTGGCGGAGCAGAAGAGCTTCGCGGCGGAGGCGGTGGACGCGGCGCGTGGGCTGGGGCCCGCCGCGGCGGCCTTCCTGCCGCGCGTGCAGGACATCCAGGCCCGCGTGGACAAGGGCGAGGACCCCGCGGGCGTCAGCCGCGACTGCGGTGAGCTGGTGGAGAACCTCGTCACGGCCGGAGGTCTGGCCCGCAGCCCGCGCCGTCCGCCGGACCTGGCGCTGGGCCAGTCGCTGTTCGCCACCAACTGCGCCGCGTGCCATGGCGCGGACGGCAGCGCGAACGTGGCCATCGCCGCCAACATGGAGCCGGCCCCCGCCAACTTCCAGGACGCGGAGCTGATGGAGGGCCTCACGCCGTACAAGGCCTTCAACACCACCAGCTTCGGCGTGCCGGGCACCGCCATGCCGGCCTACCCCACCCTGTCCGAGGACGAGCGCTGGTCGCTGGCCTTCTACGTCTTCACCCTGCGCCTGCCCGAGTGCGAGGGCGCGCCGCCGCGCGTCTCGCTGGAGCGGCTGGCCAACGCCACCGACGCGGACCTGGTGAAGGCGTTCGGCCAGGAGAACCTGGCGTGCCTGCGCCGGAAGATGCTGGAAGCGGACGAGGAGCGCTCGCTGCTCGCCGCCCGGGAGAACGTGCAGGAGGCCATGCGCCTGGGCGCCGCGGGCGACGTCGCGGGCGCGAAGGCGGCGCTGCTGGACGGCTACCTCAACGGCGTGGAGCCGGTGGAGCCCAAGCTCAGCGCGCGCGACGCCTCGCTGACGCTGAAAATCGAGCAGGGCTTCCTCAAGGCCCGCATGGCGGCCGAGCGCGGCAGCCCCCACCTCCAGGACGAGGGCCGGGAGCTGCTGGCGCTGCTGGACCAGGCCCGGCGCGACTCGGGCAACACCGCGAGTCTGCTGTCCACCCTGTGGCTGACGCTGCTCATCCTGCTGCGCGAGGGCTTCGAGGCCACCATCATCGTCGCGGCGCTGCTGGCCGCGCTGCGGAAGATGAAGGCCACCGAGCACGCCCGCGTGGTGCACTTCGGATGGATTTCCGCGCTCGTCGTCGGCGCGCTGGCCTACGTGCTCGGCCGGCACCTGCTGGCCGGCGCCCAGCGCGAGTGGATGGAGGGCATCGCCGCGCTCGTGGCGGTGGCCATGCTGCTGTACGCGGCGCTGTGGCTCAACGCCCGCTCCAACATCAGCCAGTTCATGGGCGAGCTGCGCGAGAAGATGCAGGGCGCGCTGGGCCGCGGCAGCATGCTGGGCCTGTTCCTCATCGCGTTCACCGCGGTGCTGCGTGAGAGCTTCGAGACGGCCATCTTCCTCCAGGGCCTCGCGCTGGATTCGCCGGAGGGCGTGGCCTGGGGCGCGCTCCTGGGCGCGGTGGCCATGGTGGTGCTGGTCCTCTTCATCAACCGGCTGGGCTACCGCCTGCCGATGAAGACGCTCTTCAACGCGTCCACCGTCATCCTGGTCCTCACCGCGGTGATGCTGCTGGGCAAGGGCCTGCACTCGCTGCAGGAGGTCGGCGCGCTGCCGCTGTCCCCCCTGCCCTTCCCGTTCATCACCGTGGACATGCTGGGCATCCATCCGGACGCCTGCTCGCTCGTTCCCCAGGTCCTCCTGGGCGGCATTCCGCTCGCCCTCGTGCTACTGCGCCGCAAGGGGCGTGCCCAGCCCGTCTCCCAGGCCTCCGCGGGTTAG
- the queG gene encoding tRNA epoxyqueuosine(34) reductase QueG translates to MTVLPTAHLRDLASSVGFDLVGFARAEPIPPDFLLSWVAAGYAADMDWMGERAAERLDVSVLLPGARTVISFANNYWRDDAETVGSPIARYARGRDYHSTLRDRMKAFRKALTVMYPGLGTYGGVDSGPLMEKVWAARAGLGYVGKNGCFITEPYGSWVLLATLVLDVEVDDYGTGPAADRCGACRRCLVSCPTGALVGNGRVDARACLSYQTIENREQQVPEAFRLKFDNLIFGCDICQQVCPLNRRPVFAEHPRFAPRAVAELGVRELAGLTVEQYEHLIPGTALARARYDGLRRNAVYALGVAKQADAKPLLEKLCGDSSELVRTAAQWALLQLDP, encoded by the coding sequence GTGACTGTTCTGCCCACCGCCCATCTGCGTGACCTCGCCAGCTCGGTCGGCTTCGACCTGGTGGGGTTCGCGCGCGCCGAGCCCATCCCGCCCGACTTCCTGCTGTCCTGGGTGGCCGCGGGCTACGCGGCGGACATGGACTGGATGGGCGAGCGGGCGGCCGAGCGGCTGGACGTCTCCGTCCTGCTCCCCGGCGCGAGGACGGTCATCTCCTTCGCGAACAACTACTGGCGCGACGACGCGGAGACGGTGGGCTCGCCCATCGCGCGCTACGCGCGTGGCCGGGACTACCACTCCACGCTGCGCGACCGGATGAAGGCGTTCCGCAAGGCGCTCACCGTGATGTACCCGGGGCTGGGCACCTACGGCGGCGTGGACAGCGGCCCGCTGATGGAGAAGGTGTGGGCGGCGCGCGCGGGGCTCGGCTACGTGGGGAAGAACGGCTGCTTCATCACCGAGCCCTACGGCTCCTGGGTGCTGCTGGCCACGCTCGTCCTGGACGTGGAGGTGGACGACTACGGCACCGGCCCGGCGGCGGACCGGTGCGGCGCGTGCCGCCGCTGCCTCGTGTCGTGCCCCACCGGCGCGCTGGTGGGCAACGGCCGCGTGGACGCGCGCGCGTGCCTGTCCTACCAGACCATCGAGAACCGCGAGCAGCAGGTGCCGGAGGCGTTCCGGCTCAAGTTCGACAACCTGATTTTCGGCTGCGACATCTGCCAGCAGGTGTGTCCGCTGAACCGCCGGCCGGTGTTCGCCGAGCACCCGCGCTTCGCGCCTCGCGCCGTGGCGGAGTTGGGGGTGCGTGAGCTCGCGGGACTCACGGTGGAACAGTATGAGCACCTAATACCTGGCACCGCGCTGGCGCGCGCACGCTATGACGGACTGCGCCGCAACGCCGTGTATGCGTTGGGCGTGGCGAAGCAGGCGGACGCGAAACCGTTGCTGGAAAAGCTCTGCGGCGATTCGAGCGAATTGGTACGTACCGCCGCGCAATGGGCGCTCCTTCAGCTCGACCCCTGA
- a CDS encoding trypsin-like serine peptidase, which translates to MLQPRRATVRLTVCSGGSCGQCTGSYIGPWTLVTAAHCIRRPDGLTTNRIIFGPAQNGTSLPLGSVDCRNDDANSSNDILIGVPSGYAHGALDSPLDYAVVDTFPCHAAPSMFTGYVIDSGSATYDMFGYPADTCPGAPGPATFQCGMSGAAGINGHRIETEHIDTTGGQSGGPWSRNMGSGVHRVAAMHTGFRSYFDLFKCGFDPCQRNFGRRIDASVDAFIKAISFDF; encoded by the coding sequence ATGCTGCAGCCGCGACGCGCGACCGTTCGCCTGACGGTCTGCTCGGGCGGCTCCTGTGGACAGTGCACGGGCTCGTACATCGGCCCCTGGACGCTGGTCACCGCGGCGCACTGCATCCGCCGTCCAGATGGACTGACGACGAACCGCATCATCTTCGGCCCGGCGCAGAACGGGACGTCCCTGCCGCTGGGGAGCGTGGATTGCCGGAACGACGACGCGAACTCGTCGAACGACATCCTCATCGGCGTGCCTTCGGGGTACGCGCACGGCGCACTGGATTCGCCCCTGGACTATGCCGTCGTGGATACGTTTCCCTGCCACGCCGCGCCATCCATGTTCACGGGCTACGTCATCGACAGTGGCTCCGCCACCTACGACATGTTCGGCTATCCCGCCGATACCTGCCCGGGCGCGCCCGGCCCGGCGACGTTCCAATGTGGCATGAGCGGGGCGGCCGGAATCAACGGCCATCGGATTGAGACCGAGCACATCGATACGACGGGCGGGCAGAGCGGCGGGCCCTGGTCCCGAAACATGGGGAGCGGTGTCCACCGGGTCGCCGCGATGCACACGGGCTTCCGGAGCTACTTCGACCTTTTCAAGTGCGGCTTTGACCCGTGCCAGCGGAACTTCGGACGCCGTATCGACGCCAGCGTGGACGCGTTCATCAAGGCCATCTCCTTCGACTTCTAG
- a CDS encoding dihydrofolate reductase codes for MKLSAIVAMAANRVIGAANQLPWRLPADLARFKRITMGHTLVMGRKTYESIGRPLPGRTFIVVTRQRDFAPPGVQVAHSVDEALAMAEASGDPEVFIAGGADLYAQTMDRVQRLYLTHIDRDFPGDTRFPDVDLTGWTRVDEEAHPDAEPPHTFLTYER; via the coding sequence ATGAAGCTGTCCGCCATCGTCGCCATGGCGGCCAACCGCGTCATCGGCGCGGCCAACCAGCTCCCCTGGCGCCTGCCCGCGGACCTCGCGCGCTTCAAGCGCATCACCATGGGCCACACCCTGGTGATGGGCCGGAAGACCTACGAGTCCATTGGCCGCCCGCTGCCGGGCCGCACCTTCATCGTCGTCACCCGCCAACGCGACTTCGCGCCGCCGGGCGTCCAGGTGGCGCACTCCGTGGATGAAGCGCTCGCCATGGCGGAGGCCAGCGGCGACCCCGAGGTCTTCATCGCCGGCGGCGCGGACCTCTACGCCCAGACGATGGACCGCGTGCAGCGCCTCTACCTCACGCACATCGACCGGGACTTCCCCGGCGACACCCGCTTCCCTGACGTGGACCTGACGGGTTGGACTCGCGTCGACGAAGAAGCGCATCCCGACGCGGAGCCGCCCCACACCTTCCTCACCTACGAGCGCTGA
- a CDS encoding thymidylate synthase, producing the protein MQPYLSLLDHVLHHGVKKGDRTGTGTLSVFGPQLRFDLTQGFPLLTTKKVHTRSILHELLWMLAGDTNVRTLQAQGVTIWDEWANADGSLGPVYGHQWRSWTAPGGEHIDQMKALVEGLKKNPDSRRHIISAWNVADLPAMKLPPCHVLFQFYVANGRLSCQLYQRSADIFLGLPFNIASYSLLTMMVAQVTGLQAHEFIHTVGDAHLYLNHVEQAKTQLSREPRPLPRMRLNPTVTDLFAFKYEDFTLEGYEPHPAIKAPVAV; encoded by the coding sequence ATGCAGCCCTACCTGTCCCTGCTCGACCACGTCCTGCACCATGGGGTGAAGAAGGGCGACCGTACCGGCACGGGGACGCTCAGCGTCTTCGGGCCCCAGCTCCGCTTCGACCTCACGCAGGGCTTCCCGCTCCTCACCACCAAGAAGGTGCACACCAGGTCCATCCTCCATGAGCTGCTGTGGATGCTCGCGGGGGACACCAACGTGCGCACGCTCCAGGCCCAGGGCGTCACCATCTGGGACGAGTGGGCCAACGCCGACGGCAGCCTCGGCCCCGTGTACGGCCACCAGTGGCGTTCGTGGACGGCGCCGGGCGGCGAGCACATCGACCAGATGAAGGCGCTGGTGGAGGGGCTGAAGAAGAACCCGGATTCGCGCCGCCACATCATCAGCGCGTGGAACGTGGCGGACCTGCCGGCCATGAAGCTGCCGCCCTGCCACGTCCTCTTCCAGTTCTACGTGGCCAACGGCAGGCTGTCCTGCCAGCTCTACCAGCGCAGCGCGGACATCTTCCTGGGGCTGCCCTTCAACATCGCCTCGTACTCGCTGCTGACGATGATGGTGGCGCAGGTGACGGGCCTGCAGGCGCACGAGTTCATCCACACCGTGGGCGACGCGCACCTGTACCTGAACCACGTGGAGCAGGCGAAGACGCAGCTGTCGCGCGAGCCGCGCCCCCTGCCCCGCATGCGCCTCAACCCCACGGTGACGGACCTCTTCGCCTTCAAGTACGAGGACTTCACGCTCGAAGGCTACGAACCGCACCCCGCCATCAAGGCGCCCGTGGCCGTATGA
- a CDS encoding GlsB/YeaQ/YmgE family stress response membrane protein, with amino-acid sequence MKVSRARSIGLAVLLLSGQGSAWAQEAPAASEPARAPAPELTPPPLIPAQDDWDAPTFRDGDAPPGQETEGTHSVSEQALPDKGRARPADPVPRVAVEFVAGAGGGIVAGTVGLVTGFLVGASTVGCDECGIVAGVGGLSGLVVGIPAGTWLGGKLMGGQGTFLATAGGSLVGWGGALLGSALLGIGDQDQGGAVFLMLLPVVGAVAGYELSSPAEERPAPPRRTAAHSFQVVPIAGMGERGPRLGLAGRF; translated from the coding sequence GTGAAGGTTTCGCGAGCGCGCTCCATCGGGTTGGCCGTCCTGCTCCTCTCGGGCCAGGGCTCCGCCTGGGCCCAGGAGGCTCCCGCCGCGTCAGAGCCCGCCAGGGCGCCCGCGCCCGAGCTGACGCCGCCGCCCCTGATTCCCGCGCAGGACGACTGGGACGCCCCGACCTTTCGCGACGGTGACGCCCCGCCGGGTCAGGAGACGGAGGGCACCCACTCCGTCAGCGAGCAGGCCCTGCCCGACAAGGGACGGGCCCGCCCCGCGGACCCCGTGCCGCGCGTGGCGGTGGAGTTCGTGGCCGGCGCCGGTGGCGGCATCGTCGCGGGCACCGTGGGCCTCGTCACCGGGTTCCTCGTGGGAGCGTCCACGGTGGGCTGCGACGAGTGCGGCATCGTCGCGGGTGTCGGTGGCCTCAGCGGCCTGGTGGTGGGCATCCCCGCGGGCACCTGGCTGGGCGGCAAGCTCATGGGCGGCCAGGGCACCTTCCTCGCCACCGCCGGCGGCAGCCTCGTGGGCTGGGGCGGCGCGCTGCTGGGCTCCGCGCTGCTGGGCATCGGCGATCAGGACCAGGGCGGCGCCGTGTTCCTGATGCTCCTCCCCGTGGTGGGCGCCGTGGCGGGCTACGAGCTCTCATCGCCCGCGGAGGAGCGCCCCGCGCCCCCCCGCAGGACCGCGGCGCACTCGTTCCAGGTCGTCCCCATCGCGGGGATGGGCGAGCGCGGGCCTCGCCTGGGCCTCGCGGGCCGCTTCTGA
- a CDS encoding MTAP family purine nucleoside phosphorylase, whose product MAVRVGIIGSPGLAQALGIPGKGESHIIETPFGPHAGPIVTTELNGVSVAFVARHGSGHVYNATRAPYRANVYALKVLGVTHVLATGTVGSLREHIQPLQLAVPDQVIDRTYRRPCTFYDDVAVHVDLGSPFCGTLRHVLAEARDPLGPTVHTEGTYVCIEGPSLSTRAESMLYRTWGGDLVGMTGMPEARLAREAELHYAMVALPTDYDSWQPRAPGEAHDDLLALISHHRKAVTASGAALIRRALPRIAGARATCRCDSALALAIGTERSRIPDEVRGSLRPLLGRYLPPNVA is encoded by the coding sequence ATGGCTGTCAGGGTGGGCATCATCGGGAGCCCCGGGCTGGCCCAGGCGCTGGGCATCCCCGGCAAGGGCGAATCCCACATCATCGAGACGCCCTTCGGCCCTCACGCGGGTCCCATCGTCACCACCGAGCTCAATGGCGTCTCCGTCGCCTTCGTCGCCCGCCACGGCTCCGGCCACGTCTACAACGCCACCCGCGCGCCCTACCGCGCCAACGTCTACGCGCTGAAGGTGCTGGGCGTCACCCACGTCCTCGCCACCGGCACCGTGGGCAGCCTGCGCGAGCACATCCAGCCCCTCCAGCTCGCCGTGCCGGACCAGGTCATCGACCGGACCTACCGCCGCCCCTGCACCTTCTACGACGACGTCGCCGTCCACGTGGACCTGGGCAGCCCCTTCTGCGGCACCCTGCGCCACGTCCTCGCGGAGGCCAGGGACCCGCTGGGGCCCACCGTCCACACCGAGGGCACCTACGTCTGCATCGAGGGCCCGTCCCTCAGCACCCGCGCGGAGAGCATGCTCTACCGCACCTGGGGCGGAGACCTGGTGGGCATGACGGGCATGCCCGAGGCCCGGCTCGCCCGGGAGGCGGAACTCCACTACGCCATGGTGGCGCTGCCCACGGACTACGACTCGTGGCAGCCCCGCGCGCCGGGCGAGGCGCATGACGACCTGCTGGCGCTGATCTCCCACCACCGGAAGGCCGTCACCGCCAGCGGCGCCGCGCTCATCCGCCGCGCGCTGCCTCGCATCGCCGGAGCCCGCGCCACCTGCCGCTGCGACTCCGCGCTGGCCCTGGCCATTGGCACCGAGCGCAGCCGCATCCCCGACGAGGTGCGCGGCAGCCTCCGTCCACTGCTGGGCAGATACCTCCCGCCCAACGTCGCCTGA
- the alkB gene encoding DNA oxidative demethylase AlkB encodes MTLDLFDNLGGTGPREEALGLGARVLRGFALAQAGALLRAVQDVTNASPFRHMETPGGFRMSVAMTSCGAWGWVTDRTGYRYDAVDPVQGRPWPDMPAVFLQLAQTAAAKVGFAGFTPDACLVNRYEPGAKMSLHQDKDERDFSAPIVSVSLGLPAVFLFGGAERSDKPERVRLSHGDVVVWGGPDRLRYHGVMPLKAGHHPLLGAHRINLTFRKAR; translated from the coding sequence ATGACGTTGGACCTGTTCGACAACCTCGGCGGCACGGGACCTCGCGAGGAAGCGCTGGGCCTCGGGGCCAGGGTCCTCCGGGGCTTCGCGCTGGCCCAGGCGGGGGCGCTGCTGCGCGCGGTCCAGGACGTCACGAACGCTTCGCCCTTCCGGCACATGGAGACACCGGGCGGGTTCCGCATGTCGGTGGCGATGACGAGCTGTGGTGCGTGGGGCTGGGTGACGGACCGGACGGGGTATCGCTACGACGCGGTGGACCCGGTGCAGGGGCGGCCCTGGCCGGACATGCCGGCGGTCTTCCTTCAGCTCGCGCAGACGGCCGCCGCCAAGGTGGGCTTCGCTGGCTTCACCCCCGACGCGTGTCTGGTGAACCGCTACGAGCCCGGCGCGAAGATGTCGCTGCACCAGGACAAGGACGAGCGCGACTTCAGCGCGCCCATCGTCTCCGTTTCGTTGGGGCTCCCGGCCGTCTTCCTCTTCGGTGGGGCGGAGCGGTCGGACAAGCCGGAGCGCGTGCGCCTGAGCCATGGCGACGTGGTCGTCTGGGGAGGACCGGACCGCCTGCGCTACCACGGCGTCATGCCGCTGAAGGCGGGCCACCACCCCCTGCTCGGAGCGCATCGCATCAATCTGACGTTCCGGAAGGCGCGGTGA